GTTCGCTGGCAATCTCGAGCATGTTCTGACAGAAGAGCGCCATCCAGGCAGTGCCGTCGGCTTGTTCGAGATAGCCGCCTGTTGGCAGGGGAGCGCTACGATCGAACACACCGATGTTATCGAGCCCCAGAAAACCTCCTTCAAACACGTTCTTTCCCGATCGATCTTTGCGATTCACCCACCAGGTGAAGTTCAGCAGCAGCTTTTGAAAGCAGCTCTTGAGCCAATCTTTGTCCCCATCACCGCGCTGCGCTTTTTCGAGGCGATAGGTAAAGATCGTCGACCATGCATGCACCGGTGGATTCACGTCGCCGAAGTTCCATTCGTACGCGGGAATCTGTCCGTTGGGATGCATGTAACGCTCGCGGAGCATCAGCTTGAGTTGCTCTTTACCGAAGTCGGCATCGACCAGCGTGAGCGCGACGACATGGAACGCGAGATCCCACGCGGCATACCAGGGATATTCCCATTTGTCGGGCATCGAGATCACATCGCCGTTGTACATGTGATGCCAGTGCTCGTTGCGCGTTGCTTTGCTCGCCGGATTGAACGGTCCGCTGCCGCGCTCGTTGAGCCATTTGTCGACGTCGTAGTGATAAAACTGCTTGCTCCACATCATTCCCGCAAGTGCCTGGCGCATCACGCGGGCTTCGTCGTCGCTCAGTTTCGCTGGCGTAATCGATCGATAGAACTCGTCAGCTTCGTCACGGCGCGTTTGCAGCGTCGTGTCGAAATCGCTGTTCCAAGCGGTTTTGGTGGAGCCATTACGTTTGGGAACAAGTGGCGAAACATCGTTCAAGCGGAGCGGAATCTTTTCCGAGCCACCTGCGGCAATCGTCAGCTGAAAGTGTGCGGCGCACTTCGTTCCGGTGCGCTGCGGATTCACGGCCTCGGTTTGCTGATGGATCAGGAAGTTGTGGAATCCATCTTTCACAAACGGCGTGCGATTGGGAGTTCCAAACAGACGTTCGTTGTTGGTTTCGTTTTCGGTGAAGAGAAGATTCGCACTGCTCGAGCAGTAGAGATAGCGCTCGCCCAGTTCGGCATCGGAGGCTTTCACACATTGCATTTCGCTCGTCGCACTGATGGCATCGAGACGTGGTCGCATGCGGCCAGGTTTCCACGACCACTCGTTGCGAAACCAAAGCGTCGGCAGGAGATGAATCGTGGCACTCTCGGGACCTCGATTGTGCACCGTGATTTCTATCAGTAAGTCTTCGGGGTTCTGTTTGGCATATTCGACGACGACATCGAAGTAGCGATTCTCGGCAAAAACGCCGGTATCGATCAGCTCGTATTCCATCTCTTGACGGGTGCGTCTGCGGCTTGTGGTCACCAAATCGTCGTACGGAAATGCTGCTTGAGGATACTTGTAGAGGTACTTCATGTACGAGTGTGTGGGTGTGGAATCGAGGTAGTAGTAATACTCCTTCACATCCTCGCCATGATTACTCTCGCTGTTGGTGAGACCAAACAGCCGCTCTTTCAGAATGGGATCGTGGCCGTTCCACATCGCTAGGGCAAAGCAGAGTTGCTGCTTGTCATCGCTGATTCCCGCGATTCCATCTTCGCCCCAGCGATAGGCCCGCGAGCGTGCCTGGTCGTGCGTGAAGTAGTTCCAGGCGTCCCCCGATTCACTGGCATCTTCGCGCACAGTTCCCCATTGCCGCTCGCTGAGGTAGGGGCCCCATTTTTTCCAGGGGGATTCCTTGGTTCGGGACGCTTCGAGACGGAGTTCTTCGGCGTTCATAGGAGGTGACTTCAGGAATAGATGTCGGTCGAGCGTGTGAAATCCAAGTGGTGCAAACAGGGTGCCGTGCGAGCGATTGTCAGTCTCTCAATCGCACTATTGTGGTCTCGAGGGGGGACTCGTTGCCAACGAATTTCGGCGACGAAAGCCCGCTCGAACCGGCGTGCGTCAAGACACAATCGATAGCCTAAACGACTGCCGCGCAGAATTTCGCATGCCATTTACCGCATAGTTCAAACTCGCATGCCGCAGCTAGGCTGAGGTGTCACAGCTGCGCGAAAAGCTGTGACATTGCGTCACGCCTAAAGGAGTATGTCGCGCGTGACACGTCTGGTCACGGCGGAGCGCGCGAGGCGCTGTTTCCAGGCCGACTTGGGGCCCCAAAACATGCGCCCAGGGGCAAAAAATCGCAACTTTCGCGCGATTTGCGCAAGGTGGCGCGCGCCCCTCCTCGCGCTCGGCTCTCTGCAATCGCGCGCGTCCAGGCATAGGAGTTGCATTGCTAACCCGAGGCGGCATCGAGGCTTGGCGACCGGTCAGATGGTCGCAGACGGAGCTTCGCTGGTCGCCGCATCCCCGCCACATTCAGCACGCTGTTCTTGGAGCCAGCCCGATGGCCAAAGCGAAACAGACTCCCCCCAAAAAATCGGTTCAGGCTTGGGAGCAAGCGTGGCAGCAGCA
This window of the Pirellula staleyi DSM 6068 genome carries:
- a CDS encoding glucosidase, coding for MNAEELRLEASRTKESPWKKWGPYLSERQWGTVREDASESGDAWNYFTHDQARSRAYRWGEDGIAGISDDKQQLCFALAMWNGHDPILKERLFGLTNSESNHGEDVKEYYYYLDSTPTHSYMKYLYKYPQAAFPYDDLVTTSRRRTRQEMEYELIDTGVFAENRYFDVVVEYAKQNPEDLLIEITVHNRGPESATIHLLPTLWFRNEWSWKPGRMRPRLDAISATSEMQCVKASDAELGERYLYCSSSANLLFTENETNNERLFGTPNRTPFVKDGFHNFLIHQQTEAVNPQRTGTKCAAHFQLTIAAGGSEKIPLRLNDVSPLVPKRNGSTKTAWNSDFDTTLQTRRDEADEFYRSITPAKLSDDEARVMRQALAGMMWSKQFYHYDVDKWLNERGSGPFNPASKATRNEHWHHMYNGDVISMPDKWEYPWYAAWDLAFHVVALTLVDADFGKEQLKLMLRERYMHPNGQIPAYEWNFGDVNPPVHAWSTIFTYRLEKAQRGDGDKDWLKSCFQKLLLNFTWWVNRKDRSGKNVFEGGFLGLDNIGVFDRSAPLPTGGYLEQADGTAWMALFCQNMLEIASELALTDPDYEDMALKFSEHFMWIASSMGHLGQETGMWDEEDGFYYDVLRLPSGEAKRLKVRSMVGLLPLCAATCFDGELMRSRPAIAKRLQWFLEARPGLRQSIHDPLKTGVNGRRLTSILDENRLRRVLTKMLDENEFLSPYGLRSLSRFHADHPYVMHVDGHEYRVGYLPAESDTGMFGGNSNWRGPIWMPMNALVIRALLQYFSFYGDSFKIECPTGSGNLMNLYEVAEEISRRLSNIFLADAEGKRAVFGGVPVFQTDPEWRDHLLFYEYFHGDNGAGLGASHQTGWTGVIARSLHLFATMTPEQVLAGGKNSYFTADKPPQELASSR